Proteins encoded by one window of Acidobacteriota bacterium:
- a CDS encoding sodium:alanine symporter family protein, with amino-acid sequence METVEYIIQTLTDFITSYIVPEELIIVTLLGTGLFLTLRLGFIQLRRFKHGVEVATGRFDNPEDPGDVTHFQALTTALSATVGIGNIAGVATAIHWGGPGALFWMWMTAFFGMAVKYSEVTLALKYRKVEARDETRTWMGTVSGGPMYSIEYGIREHWKVLSVVAKPMAILFAFGLMLTSFLTGNAIQANTISDMFSSEFGINPWIVGLTTSTFIAIVIFGGIRRIGRVTSILAPLMAAIYVLGALVILFFNAGEVLPTLSTIFTEAFNPTAGVAGTGAGVFLTTILWGVKRGLFSNEAGQGSAPIAHSAAQTEEPVSEGVVALLEPFIDTLVICTLTGLVLLTTGVWSDTHPTTMDLASGDATYILYNDFREPINVDPPQAIIVVDSVPVYEDDHAEFAWHDVAVERFYVDEAQTQPFSGRILAREGKAVDDQGQEHFFLYGPAVDTGAPLTAHAFSRGLGSDAGRYIVLLCVALFAVSTAISWSYYGDRCANYIFGPAAIIPFKCVFIGFHLMGAVASLNVIWDFGDVALSIVTIPNLISLLLLAGVVAKTTRSYFDRRPWLTQGVNRPKQE; translated from the coding sequence ATGGAAACCGTCGAGTACATCATCCAAACGCTGACCGATTTCATCACCAGCTACATCGTTCCCGAAGAGCTGATCATCGTCACCCTTCTGGGTACCGGCCTATTCCTAACCTTGCGGCTGGGGTTCATTCAGTTGCGGCGCTTCAAACACGGCGTGGAGGTGGCCACCGGACGTTTCGACAACCCCGAAGACCCGGGCGACGTCACTCATTTCCAGGCCCTTACGACGGCCCTGTCGGCCACGGTGGGAATCGGCAACATCGCGGGTGTGGCTACCGCCATCCACTGGGGGGGCCCTGGAGCGCTCTTCTGGATGTGGATGACGGCTTTCTTCGGCATGGCCGTCAAATACTCGGAGGTCACCCTGGCGCTCAAGTACCGCAAGGTGGAGGCCAGGGACGAGACGAGGACCTGGATGGGAACCGTCTCGGGCGGGCCCATGTATTCCATCGAGTACGGAATTCGCGAGCACTGGAAGGTGCTGTCGGTCGTGGCCAAGCCGATGGCGATACTCTTCGCCTTCGGTTTGATGCTGACCAGCTTTCTGACCGGCAATGCCATCCAGGCCAATACCATCTCGGACATGTTCTCCTCCGAGTTCGGCATTAACCCCTGGATCGTGGGACTAACCACCTCGACCTTCATTGCCATCGTCATTTTCGGCGGCATCCGGCGCATCGGGCGCGTCACTTCCATTCTGGCCCCCTTGATGGCCGCCATCTACGTTTTGGGCGCCTTGGTCATCCTCTTTTTTAACGCTGGCGAGGTTCTGCCCACTCTCTCCACAATCTTCACTGAAGCCTTTAATCCCACGGCCGGCGTGGCCGGCACGGGAGCGGGCGTTTTCCTCACCACCATCCTGTGGGGGGTCAAGCGCGGGCTGTTCTCCAACGAAGCCGGACAGGGATCGGCCCCCATCGCCCATTCGGCCGCCCAGACCGAGGAACCGGTGTCGGAGGGCGTGGTGGCGCTCCTTGAGCCCTTCATCGACACCCTGGTCATCTGCACGCTGACGGGACTGGTGTTGCTGACCACAGGCGTCTGGAGCGACACCCACCCCACCACCATGGACTTGGCTTCGGGAGACGCCACTTATATTCTCTACAATGATTTTCGCGAACCGATCAATGTTGATCCGCCCCAAGCCATCATCGTGGTCGACAGTGTGCCCGTCTACGAGGATGATCACGCCGAGTTCGCCTGGCACGACGTGGCGGTGGAACGCTTTTACGTCGACGAGGCCCAGACCCAGCCCTTCAGCGGACGCATCCTGGCCCGGGAAGGAAAAGCCGTGGACGACCAGGGCCAGGAGCACTTCTTCCTCTACGGTCCCGCCGTCGACACCGGCGCCCCGCTGACCGCCCATGCCTTCTCGCGCGGACTGGGAAGCGACGCGGGACGCTACATCGTGCTTCTCTGCGTGGCCCTCTTCGCCGTCTCCACCGCCATTTCCTGGAGCTACTACGGAGACCGCTGCGCCAATTATATCTTCGGCCCCGCCGCCATCATCCCCTTCAAATGCGTTTTCATCGGCTTTCACTTGATGGGAGCGGTGGCCTCGCTCAACGTGATCTGGGACTTCGGCGACGTGGCCTTGAGCATCGTCACCATCCCCAACCTGATTTCGCTGCTTCTGCTCGCGGGCGTGGTGGCCAAGACCACCCGCAGCTACTTCGACCGCCGCCCCTGGCTGACCCAGGGCGTGAACCGCCCCAAGCAGGAGTAG
- a CDS encoding glycosyltransferase family 2 protein codes for MEISVVIPVFNERENLGPLFRRLKSALDPLGKSYEILFIDDGSSDGSAQLLLEIEESDPTVRVLEFVRNFGQTAAIDAGFRHARGQVVIPMDADLQNDPADIPQILRTLELGFDVVSCWRKDRQDTYLTRVLPSRLANALISRISGVELHDYGCTLKAYRRDIVRHIRLYGEMHRFIPIFATWAGARVTEIPVRHHPRRHGTSKYGLLRTFKVLLDLITIKFLGKYSTKPMYLFGGLGMLTWVGGSLLSFLVLYQKYFEGVKAHRNPLLLIAFFLFIAGLQLILIGLIAELIVRIYHEAQDKPTYILKGSGEPRGERSASSRRAASPQPTTADKEQTSR; via the coding sequence CTGGAAATATCGGTCGTCATTCCCGTCTTCAACGAGCGCGAGAATCTGGGACCGCTCTTCCGGCGCCTCAAGTCAGCCCTGGATCCCCTGGGCAAGAGTTACGAGATCCTCTTTATCGACGACGGCAGCAGCGACGGCAGCGCCCAATTGCTGCTCGAGATCGAAGAGAGCGATCCCACCGTGCGGGTTCTGGAGTTCGTGCGCAACTTCGGCCAGACGGCGGCGATCGACGCCGGGTTCCGCCATGCCCGAGGCCAGGTCGTCATCCCCATGGACGCCGACCTGCAGAACGACCCGGCCGACATCCCCCAGATCCTGCGCACGCTGGAGCTGGGCTTCGACGTCGTCAGTTGCTGGCGCAAGGACCGTCAGGACACCTACCTCACGCGGGTGCTGCCTTCGCGTCTGGCCAACGCCCTCATCAGCCGCATCAGCGGCGTCGAGCTGCACGATTATGGCTGCACGCTGAAGGCTTATCGGCGCGACATCGTCCGCCACATCAGGCTCTACGGCGAGATGCACCGCTTTATCCCCATCTTCGCCACTTGGGCGGGCGCCCGCGTCACCGAGATCCCCGTACGCCATCACCCCCGCCGCCACGGAACCTCCAAGTACGGACTGCTGCGCACCTTCAAAGTGCTGCTCGACCTGATCACCATCAAGTTTCTGGGCAAGTACTCCACCAAGCCCATGTATCTCTTCGGCGGACTGGGGATGCTGACCTGGGTGGGCGGAAGTCTGCTCAGCTTCCTGGTGCTTTATCAGAAATACTTCGAAGGCGTCAAAGCCCACCGCAATCCGCTGCTGCTGATCGCCTTCTTTCTCTTCATCGCCGGACTGCAGCTTATTCTCATCGGACTGATCGCCGAACTGATCGTGCGCATCTATCATGAAGCACAAGACAAACCGACCTACATACTGAAGGGCTCGGGCGAGCCCCGCGGGGAGCGGAGCGCCTCCTCCCGGCGGGCCGCCTCCCCCCAGCCGACAACCGCTGACAAGGAACAAACCAGCAGGTAA